One part of the Pecten maximus chromosome 9, xPecMax1.1, whole genome shotgun sequence genome encodes these proteins:
- the LOC117335084 gene encoding FMRFamide receptor-like produces the protein MQEIETYIEVMPVATTMLNINLSLAMNTDYSVNHSDMDTSGFEMSPKEIPHPNSLDSLNIERFMNGIMAIIIIALGLVGNTLTVIVLTRRTMRSSTNCYLTALAIWDGFVLIGTLILITIPQLSESFRHHAFAYVAVYIYPFALVAQTATLWLTVSFTVERYIAVCHPLKAVQMCTIARARMVIVFVSITSFLFNLSRWFDYRIDYDKDNATNATIIIHNSTEFGGNKIYHRVYFLGLYLFVMFFIPLLSLAIINTFLVLAVKQSKKQRIDMNVRQHRENNVTIMLVSVVIVFIICQVPALIYNVAYAVDMESVQTLLGWKVLSTFRNFMVTFNSAINFILYCAFGQKFRRTFMKTFCQRCLRSEDFNAFTYPQSTVLASMTLGNSKYRVLRGKKNPQLEMTDLTCASNTTHTILLSKYSPQTSKSTTPIHKIKYENGKFNNAVTKRNGDIHKEGYVSEIEDEQEVCDILKTPFSSGNPSPVL, from the coding sequence ATGCAAGAAATTGAAACTTATATTGAAGTAATGCCTGTTGCCACGACGATGTTGAATATCAACCTATCATTAGCCATGAATACGGATTATAGTGTGAACCACAGTGACATGGACACGAGTGGTTTCGAAATGTCTCCCAAGGAGATCCCTCACCCTAACAGCCTCGACTCGCTAAACATTGAACGCTTCATGAACGGAATCATGGCCATCATAATTATTGCGCTCGGCCTTGTGGGTAATACTCTCACTGTCATCGTGCTCACACGTCGGACAATGCGATCATCCACGAACTGCTACCTCACAGCCCTTGCTATCTGGGATGGATTTGTATTAATCGGAACTTTAATTCTCATTACCATTCCTCAACTCTCGGAGTCTTTTCGTCACCATGCCTTTGCATATGTGGCTGTGTATATCTACCCATTTGCATTGGTGGCACAGACGGCTACACTGTGGCTCACGGTGTCCTTCACAGTGGAGAGATACATCGCTGTGTGCCACCCACTTAAAGCTGTCCAAATGTGTACAATTGCTCGTGCCCGGATGGTCATTGTATTTGTGTCTATCACCTCGTTTCTGTTCAATCTTAGTCGCTGGTTCGACTATCGCATTGATTATGACAAAGACAATGCGACCAATGCCACGATCATCATCCACAACAGTACGGAGTTTGGTGGCAACAAGATCTATCACAGAGTGTACTTTTTGGGACTTTACTTGTTTGTCATGTTTTTCATTCCACTCCTATCTCTTGCGATAATCAACACTTTCCTTGTCTTGGCCGTGAAACAATCAAAAAAGCAACGCATCGACATGAATGTACGACAACATCGTGAGAACAATGTGACCATCATGTTGGTTTCCGTGGTGATTGTTTTTATAATCTGCCAAGTCCCTGCTCTTATCTACAATGTGGCATACGCAGTCGACATGGAGAGTGTTCAAACCTTACTCGGCTGGAAAGTCCTATCAACGTTCAGGAATTTTATGGTTACTTTTAACAGCGcaattaatttcatattatatTGTGCGTTTGGCCAGAAGTTTCGTCGCACCTTTATGAAGACATTTTGTCAGCGGTGCCTTAGGAGTGAGGATTTTAACGCATTCACCTACCCACAATCCACTGTACTTGCCTCCATGACACTTGGCAACAGTAAGTATCGTGTGTTGCGGGGTAAAAAGAACCCTCAACTCGAGATGACGGATCTTACTTGTGCATCTAATACTACCCATACCATTTTATTGTCCAAATATTCTCCGCAGACCTCGAAAAGCACCACACCAATCCACAAAATAAAATACGAAAATGGAAAATTTAACAATGCAGTTACTAAGAGAAACGGTGATATACATAAGGAAGGTTATGTCAGTGAGATCGAGGATGAACAGGAGGTTTGTGACATTCTTAAAACACCATTCTCAAGTGGAAATCCTTCCCCAGTGTTGTAG